In Lolium rigidum isolate FL_2022 chromosome 3, APGP_CSIRO_Lrig_0.1, whole genome shotgun sequence, the genomic window gctatgacttggtccaaagatcggatgtgggaggtgatgaactgccgtgtgtgcctacacaacatgattattgaagatgagcgaaagcatccaggCTTCTCCGgtcgagcaagaagcaccatatgagagagatggTCCTCTTGCACGCCCTAATCACcgagtgcctccatcatgggccgccttcattgctatgcgccaggagattcgagactctacaatgcaccagctgctgcaagatgatccggtggagcacatatggaggctccgaggcaacgccaacgccgacgccaactagtctgtcttaatttgtttgaaaaattgtgaaattgtgtgcttcatttgtttcagcacttgttaaacattgtactcgttatcgccgaatttgtttcgagcaattctcgtcctcttgtttgccgaacttgttaaattttgtgttgaatttgtttgaaatatgtcaaatggtcgaggttgggggtttcctgcacggggacggctggaacttcggcgctccccacgccaaatcttcatccaatccggacgaaaatttcgccggatttgggcgtggggagcgccaacgagtggggatgctcttaagcGATTCGGTCTTTGCATCGCTTAAAGCGATGTACAGGAGCACCCGGATTTGCCGCCTGTTGCCCCGGTCGATGAACGCGTTTCCGCGATAACCGAGGCAATGGCCGTCAAATAAGATTTGCCGGTAAGAAATCACAAATAGGATGCGACGCACGTGGGTTGGGCCTTTCGTGGGCTGCCTGGTGCCTGGGCATAACGCCCACCCGTATCCTTTCAATATCTTTTCTTCTATTTTGAACCCTGCTCTGTCTCAAGGAAACAAAAAAAACGTGCCTGCCCTGCCACCCGAAAGAAAAGATAACCTGCGCCGCCGGAGCGTGCAgcccaaccaccaccaccgccgccggagcCTCGGCTGCCGCTCTCCGGCATCTCCCACGGCGTGCCTGGCCTCCAAATGCTTCGCCGttgtcacctcctcctcggtggcagCAGACCTCCCAAATCTCTGCCGTCGTGCAGCTCCCCCTCTCCTCGGTGGCATTCTCTCAAACACCTCCTAAGCATCCGTGCCGCCGTCTCCCACGCCGCGGCAGACCCCTGCTCCCTCACGCTccacttcctccgcaattcctgcGGCCTCTCCGAGCCCGCCGccaccaaggcggccgcgcgcgtcCACCTGCGTTCCACCAAGAAGGCGCACGCCGTCCtcgccctcctccgcggcctcggccTCGCGGGCTCCGACATCGCCCgtgtcgtcgccgccgcccccgatTTGCTCAACTACCGGGCCGACGTCACGCTCGCGCCCAAGATCGACTTCTTCCGCCGAGACGTCGGCCTCTCCGACGCCGACATCCGCCGCATCCTCCTCCTCGACCCGTACCGCGTTCTCTGCTACAGCCTCGCTAACCGCCTCCGCCCCAACTACCTCCTCCTCAAGAACCTCCTCGGCACCGACCAGAACGTGGTCGCCGCAGTCAAGCAGTCCTCCGAGTTCCTCCACGGCAACGTCCAATCCGAGCTGCTCCCAAAGGTCAAGATCCTCCGCGAATATGGTGCCACCGACGATGTTATCATCAAGCTGCTCACCAAGCACCCCAGGTCGCTTAACCACAAGTACGGAGGCTCCCTCTTTAACGACACCTTTGCCGCCATCAAGGAGCTCGGGGTCAGCCCGTCCCACGGCATCTTCCCGCACGCCTTTGGGGTGTTAGCTCGCATGTATCCCTCCGGATGGAAGCGCAAGATGGACAATTATCTCAGCTTGGGGTGGACTGAGGAGCAGGTGAAGCAGGCCTTCGTGAGGCACCCATACTGCATATCCGTGTCGGCTGACAAAGTCAGGCTTATCTGGCAATTCTTTGCCGATAAGCTTGGCTGGACCCCGGAGTATGTTTCGGCTAGCCCAATGCTCATCTCGCTCAGCTACGAGAAGCGCATCCTACCAAGGTACAGGGTGCTACACATATTGGTGTCCAAGGGTCACATCAGAAGCATCCGGATAGCCCATCTCATTCTGGGGGAGAAGAAGTTTGTGGACAAGTATGTCACCAATTACCTGGAAACGATTCCTCAACTACTGGAAGCTTACAGAGCTGGGACAGACAGTGCTGTGACTGCAAAGTAGCTGGACGATTCTGCTGCGTTCTACCCTGCACAAAGGCACTGTCTCACCCTTCGCCTCAATTGTTATTTTTTGTAAGTGGAATACATTTCCTTTGTTTCTGAAATCAAGCCATGCAATGCCAATGCACCTGGATCAAAGAATAGAAACTTATATCATGCTTGCTATGCCTATCTCTATTTCTGACAATTTCACACTTGAGTGGTACAGATGACTGATAGATGACATGCCTAGAACTGATGCAATCGGGCGTAATATTTCACTAGATCTTAATATAGTATACACGCTTCGTGGGGTATTATAAAAATCCGGCCTAAAGTACCAAAATATATTCTTGCAAATAAGATGTGTAAAATGCGATTGAAGTTTCCCATTGACGTTGGAAGTTAAGGCTATTGAGAAGTTGTTATGCAATGCATCATGTTATAGCTGAACGGCTTTGTTCTGACAAGCACATGATAAAGATACATTTCTGGTCCAAAAACAAATAACCACCATGTGGCTGTGGGTCCACTTATCTGCAAGGGACCTAATGGTCCATCATCATTATCTCCATCTCGGAGATCTGTTCGAGACTAGTCGAACCATATCGGATATCAGGAGAAGCAGCTGAT contains:
- the LOC124698625 gene encoding uncharacterized protein LOC124698625; translation: MLRRCHLLLGGSRPPKSLPSCSSPSPRWHSLKHLLSIRAAVSHAAADPCSLTLHFLRNSCGLSEPAATKAAARVHLRSTKKAHAVLALLRGLGLAGSDIARVVAAAPDLLNYRADVTLAPKIDFFRRDVGLSDADIRRILLLDPYRVLCYSLANRLRPNYLLLKNLLGTDQNVVAAVKQSSEFLHGNVQSELLPKVKILREYGATDDVIIKLLTKHPRSLNHKYGGSLFNDTFAAIKELGVSPSHGIFPHAFGVLARMYPSGWKRKMDNYLSLGWTEEQVKQAFVRHPYCISVSADKVRLIWQFFADKLGWTPEYVSASPMLISLSYEKRILPRYRVLHILVSKGHIRSIRIAHLILGEKKFVDKYVTNYLETIPQLLEAYRAGTDSAVTAK